A genomic stretch from Bordetella sp. N includes:
- a CDS encoding AsmA family protein, which produces MKTWIKRIVLALVILVVVVVAAAAVFVLTFDPNAYKARLQEMVSQRFHRTLIIDGDIDMTLFPSLGLTLQGVSLTEPGRDELFASVEDAKISVAIWPLLSKTLVVDHLTVSGVKARIVRDQQGRFNFQDLIGGAHAAPPVADAASGAGQGATPPAATPAGAAPDAPGAAQATAGAVSGLGQAAAQAGGASPMVGGMRIDIAGVDLKDGELQLQDERAGLALAVTQLDATTGRVTYDKPFPVKLSAHLQGTVPALDADLAGQARLSLNPAGPSYAAEDMNLRLSGRLGDAQAKSLTARGKLGFDGGKLDAAGLELVFDGDLRDPERPLTNVEASIAAPALMFDPARHEVRVDKLTVRAKGSASSGPFELALDAPALRVSPAGASGATVGGRLRLNGSDSTDIRFGLKGIGGNAAALTVDEVKVDATLATNPAGKPGGRTVAINLASPLTLNLVQRAGALAGLQGNIAITDPGLPQGAMQIPLSGAISADLAKNVGEAAIKAQLEGGNFDLKASIAQLTAQPAITFALAVDLLDLDKLAPAGGAALEVPQAPVADKTGAGQGVVQAPASPAAAADKSAADKNAADKKPADAPMDFSGLIGVTAKGTVSIGKLVARGLHAEAVSGKIALAQGKLDLSGLSAGLYGGKLAGAVSLDAAHDNAVSARLNLNGVNVGTLLVDATGRQSLTGTGDVAVDLKTAGADAQAFKRQLSGGTQVRLRNGSVKGINVGKVLRDVKALVLSGKHEDSTEVQADAASETDFSRLDADLAFVNGVGTFKQLELVSPLLRVTQGSPATINVGTDTVDLVAQIRIADAPPKGEGLDELRGLAVPVHVQGTYDRLSYRIDWRAMAGDLAGRLLQRGLKDVLKKNGKSDERLKDIGKVLKGITGK; this is translated from the coding sequence ATGAAGACTTGGATCAAACGCATCGTATTGGCCTTGGTTATTTTGGTGGTGGTCGTGGTGGCCGCCGCGGCGGTGTTCGTCCTGACATTCGACCCCAATGCCTATAAGGCACGGCTGCAGGAGATGGTCAGCCAGCGCTTTCACCGCACGCTGATCATCGATGGCGACATCGACATGACCCTGTTTCCCTCGCTGGGCCTGACCCTGCAGGGCGTGTCCTTGACCGAACCCGGGCGTGACGAGCTGTTCGCGTCGGTCGAGGACGCCAAGATCTCCGTGGCCATCTGGCCGCTTTTGTCGAAGACGCTGGTGGTCGATCACCTGACCGTCAGCGGCGTCAAGGCGCGCATCGTGCGCGACCAGCAGGGCCGCTTCAACTTCCAGGATCTGATCGGCGGCGCCCACGCGGCTCCGCCAGTGGCGGATGCCGCCAGCGGCGCGGGCCAGGGCGCGACGCCGCCGGCCGCAACGCCAGCGGGCGCCGCGCCGGATGCTCCCGGGGCCGCCCAGGCAACCGCCGGCGCCGTCTCCGGCCTGGGGCAGGCCGCGGCGCAAGCTGGCGGCGCGTCACCCATGGTCGGCGGGATGCGTATCGACATCGCCGGTGTCGACCTGAAGGACGGCGAATTGCAGTTGCAGGACGAGCGGGCCGGCCTGGCCCTGGCCGTGACGCAGCTGGACGCGACGACGGGCCGTGTTACCTACGACAAGCCTTTCCCGGTCAAGCTGTCCGCCCATCTGCAGGGGACGGTGCCGGCCTTGGACGCGGATCTCGCCGGACAAGCCAGGTTGAGCCTGAATCCGGCCGGCCCCAGCTACGCCGCCGAGGACATGAACCTGCGCTTGAGCGGCCGCCTGGGCGACGCCCAGGCCAAGTCCCTCACGGCGCGCGGCAAACTGGGCTTCGATGGCGGCAAGCTGGACGCGGCCGGGCTGGAGCTGGTGTTCGACGGCGATCTGCGCGATCCGGAACGGCCCCTGACCAACGTCGAGGCCAGCATCGCGGCGCCAGCTTTGATGTTCGATCCCGCCCGGCATGAAGTCCGCGTGGACAAGCTGACGGTGCGCGCCAAAGGCTCAGCTTCCAGCGGCCCTTTCGAGCTGGCCCTGGATGCGCCGGCCTTGCGCGTATCGCCCGCGGGCGCCAGCGGCGCGACGGTGGGCGGGCGGCTGCGCCTGAACGGCAGCGACAGCACGGATATCCGCTTCGGCCTCAAAGGCATAGGCGGCAACGCCGCCGCGCTGACGGTTGACGAGGTCAAGGTGGACGCCACCCTGGCAACCAACCCGGCCGGCAAGCCTGGCGGGCGCACCGTCGCCATCAACCTGGCGTCGCCGCTGACCCTGAATCTGGTCCAGCGCGCCGGCGCCCTGGCGGGCCTGCAAGGCAATATCGCCATCACGGATCCCGGCCTGCCGCAGGGCGCCATGCAGATCCCCTTGTCGGGAGCCATCAGCGCCGATCTTGCCAAGAACGTTGGCGAGGCCGCCATCAAGGCGCAACTGGAAGGCGGCAATTTCGATCTGAAAGCCAGCATCGCGCAATTGACCGCGCAGCCCGCCATCACGTTCGCGCTGGCGGTCGATCTGCTGGACCTGGACAAGCTGGCTCCGGCTGGCGGCGCGGCGCTCGAGGTGCCGCAGGCGCCCGTCGCGGACAAGACCGGGGCGGGGCAGGGTGTCGTGCAGGCGCCGGCGAGCCCGGCTGCCGCGGCGGACAAGAGCGCCGCGGACAAAAACGCGGCGGACAAGAAGCCCGCGGATGCACCCATGGATTTCAGCGGATTGATCGGCGTCACCGCCAAGGGCACCGTTTCCATCGGCAAGCTGGTCGCGCGCGGCCTGCACGCCGAGGCGGTCAGCGGCAAGATTGCGCTGGCCCAGGGCAAGCTGGACCTCAGCGGCCTGTCGGCCGGTTTGTACGGCGGCAAGCTGGCGGGCGCCGTATCGCTCGACGCCGCCCATGACAACGCCGTCAGCGCGCGCCTGAACCTGAACGGCGTCAACGTCGGCACCTTGCTGGTCGATGCGACCGGCCGGCAGTCGCTGACCGGCACCGGCGACGTGGCGGTGGATCTGAAGACCGCCGGCGCCGATGCGCAGGCCTTCAAGCGTCAGCTGTCCGGCGGCACGCAAGTGCGGCTGCGCAATGGCAGCGTCAAAGGCATCAACGTCGGCAAGGTCCTGCGTGACGTCAAGGCGCTGGTGTTGTCCGGCAAGCACGAAGACAGCACCGAAGTGCAGGCCGACGCGGCAAGCGAAACCGATTTCTCGCGTCTGGACGCGGATCTCGCTTTCGTCAACGGCGTGGGTACCTTCAAGCAGCTGGAACTGGTCTCGCCCTTGTTGCGCGTGACCCAGGGCTCGCCCGCGACCATCAATGTGGGCACGGACACCGTCGACCTGGTGGCGCAGATCCGCATCGCCGATGCGCCGCCCAAGGGCGAAGGGCTGGACGAGCTGCGCGGCCTGGCCGTGCCGGTGCACGTGCAGGGGACTTACGACCGCCTCAGCTACCGCATCGATTGGCGCGCCATGGCCGGTGATCTGGCCGGTCGCCTCTTGCAGCGTGGGCTGAAGGACGTGTTGAAGAAGAACGGCAAGTCGGATGAACGACTCAAGGATATCGGCAAAGTGCTGAAAGGGATTACCGGGAAATGA
- a CDS encoding MOSC N-terminal beta barrel domain-containing protein: MSEGIYHPVAHCGGTDNPQAADYDRRWLLVHSGGQWLTRGICPRLGEITVELRFGYLVLRAPGMLRIDIPLDVIEDDDSVREAILVGTQAVDVVDEGELAAAWVSNFAGIPCRLMKVHPEMGPFDWPE; this comes from the coding sequence GTGAGCGAAGGTATTTATCATCCGGTGGCCCACTGCGGCGGCACCGACAATCCGCAAGCGGCCGACTACGATCGGCGCTGGCTGCTGGTGCATTCGGGCGGCCAGTGGCTGACGCGCGGCATCTGTCCGCGCCTGGGCGAGATCACGGTGGAGTTGCGCTTCGGCTATCTGGTGCTGCGCGCGCCGGGCATGTTGCGCATCGACATCCCGCTCGACGTTATCGAAGATGACGACAGCGTGCGTGAAGCCATCCTGGTCGGCACGCAGGCCGTGGACGTGGTGGACGAGGGTGAGCTGGCGGCCGCCTGGGTGTCCAACTTCGCCGGCATCCCTTGCCGTCTGATGAAAGTCCATCCGGAGATGGGGCCCTTCGACTGGCCGGAATAA
- a CDS encoding benzoate/H(+) symporter BenE family transporter, translating into MASPDSLLPAARSGDISSSAIVAGLVATLVGFGGTAVLMVQAGHSAGLDAAHIGSWLGSICLALGLAGAWLSLRLRAPVVLAWSTPGAALLISALVGVPFGEAVGAFVLAALLGLVCGLLGWVDPIARRIPPQIAAAMLAGVLLNFGIGVFGAMGQQAWLVIPMGLAYLLCKRWAPRYAILTVLACGIAIAAARGLVRFDADAWQLTHFVWTTPEFTWRAAVSLALPLFVVAMASQNLPGLAILQAAGYRLPASRIIAVTSGVGLVAAPFGAHSITLAAITAAICSGKESHPDPKRRYVAGITYGIAYVVLSVAAGAVAVFFQALPPALIAALAGLALLSPIMGGLSSAMQQAEGREAALITVLATASGMSFWGIGSAFWGLAAGLVAHGLLAPRRAR; encoded by the coding sequence ATGGCATCTCCCGACTCGCTCCTGCCCGCCGCCCGTTCCGGCGATATTTCCTCGTCCGCCATCGTCGCCGGCCTGGTTGCCACGCTGGTCGGTTTCGGTGGCACTGCGGTGCTGATGGTGCAGGCGGGCCATAGCGCCGGCCTGGATGCCGCTCATATCGGATCGTGGCTGGGATCGATCTGCCTGGCGCTGGGCCTGGCAGGCGCATGGCTGAGTCTGCGCCTGCGCGCGCCCGTCGTGCTGGCCTGGTCCACCCCCGGTGCGGCCCTGTTGATCAGCGCGCTGGTTGGCGTGCCCTTCGGTGAAGCCGTCGGCGCCTTCGTGCTCGCGGCGCTGTTGGGCCTGGTCTGCGGCCTGCTCGGCTGGGTCGATCCCATCGCCCGCCGCATTCCTCCCCAGATCGCCGCGGCCATGCTGGCAGGCGTTCTTTTGAATTTCGGCATCGGTGTGTTCGGCGCCATGGGCCAGCAAGCGTGGCTCGTCATTCCCATGGGCCTGGCCTATCTGCTTTGCAAGCGCTGGGCGCCGCGCTACGCCATTCTTACCGTGCTCGCCTGCGGCATCGCCATCGCGGCCGCGCGCGGGCTGGTGCGCTTCGATGCCGATGCCTGGCAATTGACCCACTTCGTCTGGACCACACCCGAGTTCACGTGGCGCGCGGCTGTCAGCCTCGCCCTGCCCTTGTTCGTGGTGGCGATGGCGTCGCAGAATCTTCCCGGCCTGGCCATCCTGCAGGCCGCCGGCTATCGCCTGCCCGCCTCGCGCATCATCGCCGTCACCAGCGGCGTGGGCCTGGTGGCCGCGCCCTTCGGCGCGCACAGCATCACGCTGGCCGCCATCACCGCCGCGATCTGCTCGGGCAAGGAATCCCATCCGGATCCCAAGCGACGCTACGTCGCGGGCATCACCTACGGCATCGCCTATGTGGTCTTGAGCGTGGCGGCAGGCGCCGTCGCGGTGTTCTTCCAGGCCTTGCCCCCGGCGCTCATCGCGGCGCTGGCGGGACTGGCCTTGCTCAGTCCCATCATGGGTGGTCTGTCCAGCGCCATGCAGCAAGCGGAAGGTCGCGAGGCCGCCCTGATCACCGTGCTGGCCACGGCGTCCGGCATGAGCTTCTGGGGCATCGGTTCGGCCTTCTGGGGCCTGGCCGCCGGCCTGGTGGCCCATGGGCTGCTGGCGCCGCGCCGCGCGCGTTGA
- a CDS encoding YfhL family 4Fe-4S dicluster ferredoxin: protein MALKITDECINCDVCEPQCPNEAISMGEDYYIIDPDKCTECVGHFDEPQCQVVCPVECIELHPQWHEGQEALMAKYHRLTAPR from the coding sequence ATGGCTCTGAAAATCACCGATGAATGCATCAATTGCGACGTTTGCGAGCCCCAGTGCCCGAACGAAGCAATTTCCATGGGTGAGGACTACTACATCATCGACCCCGACAAGTGCACCGAATGCGTCGGCCACTTCGATGAGCCCCAATGCCAGGTAGTCTGTCCCGTCGAATGCATCGAGCTACATCCCCAATGGCATGAGGGCCAGGAAGCCCTGATGGCCAAATACCATCGCCTGACGGCGCCGCGCTGA
- the coaD gene encoding pantetheine-phosphate adenylyltransferase, with translation MIIAVYPGTFDPLTRGHEDLVRRAATLFDEVVVGIAHSRNKKPFFSIDERVAIAREVLGHYPNVRVESFGGLLKDFVRDQNGRVIVRGLRAVSDFEYEFQMAGMNRHLLPDVETLFMTPSDQYQFISGTIVREIAQLGGDVSKFVFPSVERWLQEKAKQRREQTWEG, from the coding sequence ATGATCATCGCTGTATACCCAGGGACATTCGACCCGCTGACACGCGGTCACGAAGACCTCGTGCGGCGCGCCGCCACACTGTTCGACGAAGTCGTCGTGGGCATCGCGCATAGCCGCAACAAGAAGCCCTTTTTCAGCATCGACGAACGCGTGGCCATCGCTCGTGAAGTGCTGGGCCACTACCCCAACGTGCGCGTCGAAAGCTTCGGCGGCCTGCTCAAGGATTTCGTGCGCGATCAGAATGGCCGCGTGATCGTGCGCGGCCTGCGCGCCGTGTCCGACTTCGAATACGAATTCCAGATGGCCGGCATGAACCGCCATCTGCTGCCGGACGTCGAAACGCTGTTCATGACGCCGTCCGACCAATACCAGTTCATTTCCGGCACCATCGTGCGCGAAATCGCCCAGCTGGGCGGCGACGTCAGCAAGTTCGTGTTCCCGTCGGTGGAACGCTGGCTGCAGGAAAAAGCCAAGCAGCGCCGCGAACAGACCTGGGAAGGCTGA
- the rsmD gene encoding 16S rRNA (guanine(966)-N(2))-methyltransferase RsmD — MVNKYIRIVGGAYRRTPIAVVDAEGLRPTPDRVRETLFNWLNHFWDHQYDDKSVLDLFAGSGALGFEAASRGAGHVQMVERDRAALSALRTVRDKLDAKQIRIHAGDALDTLRRMDATRYDLVLLDPPFGQDWLSRIWPLLPGILNDNALVYAESETPIETPENFELLRQEKAGAVHYHLLQFAALRK; from the coding sequence ATGGTGAACAAGTATATTCGCATCGTCGGTGGCGCTTACCGACGTACCCCCATCGCCGTCGTCGACGCGGAAGGCCTGCGCCCCACGCCAGACCGCGTCCGCGAGACGCTGTTCAACTGGCTGAACCATTTCTGGGACCACCAATACGACGACAAATCCGTATTGGACCTCTTCGCCGGCAGCGGCGCGCTCGGTTTCGAAGCCGCCTCCCGCGGCGCCGGCCACGTCCAAATGGTCGAGCGCGATCGCGCCGCCCTGTCCGCGCTGCGGACGGTGCGCGACAAACTCGACGCCAAACAGATCCGCATCCACGCCGGCGACGCGCTGGACACCCTGCGCCGCATGGACGCCACCCGCTACGACCTAGTCCTGCTGGATCCCCCCTTCGGCCAGGACTGGCTGTCCCGCATCTGGCCCCTGCTGCCCGGCATCCTCAACGACAACGCCCTGGTCTACGCCGAAAGCGAAACCCCAATAGAAACCCCGGAAAATTTCGAATTATTGCGACAGGAAAAGGCCGGCGCGGTCCACTATCACCTTTTGCAATTTGCTGCATTGCGGAAATAG
- the ftsY gene encoding signal recognition particle-docking protein FtsY: MTQPAFEPPQPAPSAPAPASPVPPVTQPAFAPPAPPTLPPAAPAPAGAAPVSGGAAPQPVTPAAGGFGGANNGQAAAATPSANAAPQPQPVPSAPPVPQAPPPAAPAAQPAPFVRPTPTPQPQPQPPARPMPAPVAQAATPVQAAPPVQPAPTPEPAAKSSWLSRLKKGLSRTGQSIGGLFIGVKVDENLFEELESALIMADAGLEATDKLLTALRARVKKDRIEDPAKVRDALRDLLADHLRPLERRFDLTRAKPLVVMIAGVNGAGKTTSIGKLAFTFQQQGASVLLAAGDTFRAAAREQLMQWGARNNVAVIAQDGGDPAAVAFDAVNAGRARGASVVMVDTAGRLPTQLHLMEELKKIRRVIGKADANAPHEVLLVIDGNTGQNALAQIRAFDAAINLTGLVVTKLDGTAKGGTLAAVAAGSQGVRPVPVYWIGVGEGLEDLQPFVADEFANALLSSGT; this comes from the coding sequence GTGACGCAGCCCGCATTCGAGCCGCCGCAACCTGCACCTTCCGCGCCCGCGCCTGCATCGCCTGTGCCACCCGTGACACAGCCCGCATTCGCGCCTCCGGCGCCTCCCACGCTGCCTCCGGCCGCGCCGGCGCCCGCTGGCGCGGCGCCGGTGTCTGGCGGGGCTGCGCCCCAGCCAGTCACTCCGGCCGCGGGCGGCTTTGGCGGAGCCAATAACGGCCAAGCCGCCGCCGCCACGCCAAGCGCGAACGCAGCGCCCCAGCCGCAGCCCGTGCCATCGGCACCGCCCGTGCCCCAGGCACCGCCGCCCGCCGCTCCGGCGGCGCAGCCGGCACCGTTCGTTCGGCCCACGCCAACGCCGCAACCGCAACCGCAACCGCCCGCGCGGCCGATGCCTGCACCTGTAGCGCAGGCCGCAACGCCCGTGCAGGCTGCACCTCCGGTGCAGCCTGCACCCACCCCGGAGCCGGCGGCCAAGAGTTCGTGGCTCAGCAGGCTGAAGAAAGGCCTGTCGCGGACCGGGCAGAGCATCGGCGGGCTCTTCATCGGCGTGAAGGTCGACGAGAACCTGTTCGAGGAACTGGAGTCGGCGCTCATTATGGCCGATGCGGGCCTGGAGGCGACCGACAAGCTGCTCACTGCCCTGCGCGCCCGCGTCAAGAAAGACCGCATCGAAGACCCCGCCAAAGTCCGCGACGCCTTGCGTGACCTGTTGGCCGATCACCTGCGCCCGCTCGAACGCCGCTTCGATCTGACCCGCGCCAAGCCCCTGGTGGTGATGATCGCCGGCGTCAACGGCGCCGGCAAGACCACCTCCATCGGCAAGCTGGCCTTCACCTTCCAGCAGCAAGGCGCCAGCGTGCTGCTGGCCGCCGGCGACACCTTCCGCGCCGCCGCGCGCGAGCAACTGATGCAATGGGGCGCCCGCAACAACGTCGCCGTCATCGCCCAGGACGGCGGCGACCCGGCCGCGGTGGCCTTCGACGCCGTCAACGCCGGCCGCGCGCGCGGCGCGTCGGTCGTCATGGTCGACACCGCCGGCCGCCTGCCGACCCAGCTGCATTTGATGGAAGAACTGAAGAAGATCCGCCGCGTGATCGGCAAGGCCGACGCCAACGCCCCGCACGAAGTGCTGCTGGTCATCGACGGCAATACCGGCCAGAACGCGCTCGCCCAGATCCGCGCCTTCGACGCCGCCATCAATCTGACGGGCCTGGTGGTCACCAAGCTGGACGGCACCGCCAAGGGCGGCACCTTGGCGGCCGTGGCCGCCGGCAGCCAGGGCGTGCGCCCGGTGCCCGTGTATTGGATCGGTGTGGGTGAAGGCCTGGAAGATCTGCAGCCCTTCGTCGCCGACGAGTTCGCCAACGCGCTGCTGTCGTCCGGCACATAA
- a CDS encoding CYTH and CHAD domain-containing protein — protein sequence MSEQELKLHVPAAARKALEQEVRQRDATRIRLHAMYFDTPERELARARVAIRLRREGNVWVQTLKTPGNNAITRIELNHPRPGPILDLSVYAGTEVEETLACLKGELGLRYETDVTRLLRKVRNRYGTVEIAYDRGLLRAGALELPISEIEFELMSGKPTALFTMARTWLRRHGLVMDARSKSERGDRLARLAHTLDGLQDDAARTAAIDEFWGPTGARTVRLNAEMTPAQGLAAVAAECLDQVTRNAAVLAEVDTDGVRNAGNAEHVHQLRVGMRRMRSAWRLYDGYAGLPPAKLQEDVREFFSAFGANRDQDVLQESIIPALVRAGMPTFPMEAPPPGPPSREIAASPEFQGWLLDMLEWSLDVPAAATGPAAGLAGSGTDATAESTAIAANGVTAGDAAAVTLGLAGGEAVSEQAQQAAAQAALQAARAAGAVPATVDWDSAHAPQIIPSIIPLVPPEQEAPATLHDLLAKRLRKWHRRVLDEGRQFAALDIPSRHALRKRAKRLRYGLNFTESLLPSAKVRDYKSRLAAVQDVLGEMNDLSVAHDLYRQWSVQYPQAWFALGWISARQEELVAKAEHAFKQFGHAKAFWK from the coding sequence ATGTCGGAACAGGAATTAAAGCTGCACGTGCCCGCCGCCGCGCGCAAGGCTTTGGAGCAGGAAGTCAGGCAACGCGATGCCACCCGCATCAGGTTGCATGCCATGTACTTCGACACCCCGGAACGTGAGTTGGCGCGCGCCCGCGTCGCGATCCGCTTGAGGCGTGAAGGTAATGTCTGGGTGCAGACGCTGAAGACGCCCGGCAACAATGCCATTACCCGCATCGAACTCAACCATCCGCGGCCCGGTCCCATCCTCGACCTGTCGGTCTATGCCGGCACCGAGGTCGAAGAGACCCTGGCCTGTCTGAAGGGTGAGCTGGGCCTGCGCTACGAAACCGACGTCACGCGGCTGCTGCGCAAGGTGCGCAATCGCTACGGCACGGTGGAAATCGCCTACGACCGCGGCCTGCTGCGGGCCGGCGCGCTGGAATTGCCGATCAGCGAGATCGAATTCGAGCTGATGTCGGGCAAGCCCACGGCCTTGTTCACCATGGCGCGCACCTGGTTGCGCCGCCACGGGCTGGTGATGGATGCACGCAGCAAATCCGAACGCGGCGACCGCCTGGCCCGTCTTGCCCATACCTTGGACGGCTTGCAGGACGACGCCGCCCGCACCGCGGCGATCGACGAATTCTGGGGCCCCACGGGGGCGCGCACGGTGCGCCTGAATGCCGAGATGACGCCGGCCCAGGGCCTGGCCGCGGTCGCCGCCGAGTGCCTGGACCAGGTGACGCGCAACGCGGCCGTGCTGGCCGAGGTGGACACCGACGGCGTACGCAACGCCGGGAACGCCGAACACGTGCATCAATTGCGCGTAGGCATGCGGCGCATGCGGTCGGCCTGGCGTCTGTACGACGGTTATGCGGGCCTGCCGCCGGCGAAGCTGCAGGAAGACGTGCGCGAATTCTTTTCCGCCTTCGGCGCGAATCGCGACCAGGACGTGCTGCAGGAAAGCATCATCCCTGCCCTGGTGCGCGCCGGCATGCCGACGTTTCCCATGGAAGCGCCGCCGCCTGGACCGCCTTCGCGCGAAATCGCCGCCAGCCCGGAATTCCAGGGCTGGTTGCTGGACATGCTGGAGTGGAGCCTGGACGTGCCGGCTGCCGCGACGGGCCCTGCCGCCGGACTGGCGGGGAGCGGCACGGATGCCACGGCGGAATCCACGGCCATCGCCGCCAACGGCGTGACGGCGGGCGATGCCGCGGCCGTGACGCTGGGGCTGGCCGGTGGCGAGGCGGTTTCGGAGCAGGCCCAACAGGCCGCGGCTCAAGCCGCCTTGCAGGCAGCCCGGGCCGCCGGGGCGGTGCCCGCGACGGTCGACTGGGACAGCGCCCATGCGCCGCAGATCATTCCTTCCATCATTCCGCTGGTGCCGCCCGAGCAGGAGGCGCCCGCCACCTTGCACGATCTGCTGGCCAAGCGCCTGCGTAAATGGCATCGACGCGTGCTGGACGAAGGCCGGCAGTTCGCGGCCTTGGATATCCCCAGCCGCCATGCCCTGCGCAAGCGCGCCAAGCGGCTGCGTTATGGCTTGAACTTCACCGAGTCGCTGCTGCCGTCGGCCAAGGTGCGCGACTACAAGAGCCGCCTGGCCGCGGTGCAGGATGTGCTGGGTGAGATGAACGACCTTTCCGTGGCGCACGATCTGTATCGCCAGTGGAGCGTGCAATATCCGCAGGCGTGGTTTGCGCTGGGCTGGATCAGCGCCCGTCAGGAAGAGCTGGTGGCCAAGGCCGAACACGCGTTCAAGCAGTTCGGGCACGCCAAGGCGTTCTGGAAGTAG
- the ribBA gene encoding bifunctional 3,4-dihydroxy-2-butanone-4-phosphate synthase/GTP cyclohydrolase II, with protein MSAHLSPVPAEPGSFGIAPVTEIIAELRAGRIVILVDEEDRENEGDLVMAAEFVTPEAINFMVTHGRGLVCLTLTEERCRQLDLPMMASRNGTRFGTNFTVSIEAAEGVETGISATDRARTIRAAVARDARPADLVQPGHIFPVRAVPGGVLMRAGHTEAGCDLTAMAGLTPAAVICEILKPDGTMARLPDLVTFAREHGLKIGTIADLIQYRSEHESIVQRIGERIMQTAQGKFRAVAYRDTATGSAHLALVNGQIDPQKETLVRVHEPASVLDVLDTGASDHSWGVAQALQTIAQAPAGVVVLMNLQAAADELFGQIASWAPSDTKGGAGGGDRMGLRTYGIGAQILRDLDVGQMKLLARPRKMPSMTGFALTITGYDCDPPNSTPQ; from the coding sequence ATGTCAGCACACCTGAGTCCCGTCCCTGCCGAACCTGGTTCGTTCGGCATCGCGCCGGTGACCGAAATCATCGCCGAGCTGCGCGCCGGCCGCATCGTCATCCTGGTCGACGAAGAAGATCGGGAAAACGAAGGCGACCTGGTCATGGCCGCCGAATTCGTCACGCCCGAGGCCATCAACTTCATGGTCACCCACGGCCGTGGCCTGGTGTGCTTGACCCTGACCGAAGAACGCTGCCGCCAGCTGGACCTGCCGATGATGGCCAGCCGCAACGGCACCCGTTTCGGCACCAACTTCACGGTTTCCATCGAAGCGGCGGAAGGGGTGGAAACCGGCATCTCGGCCACCGACCGTGCCCGCACCATCCGCGCCGCGGTGGCTCGGGACGCGCGCCCGGCCGACCTGGTCCAGCCTGGCCACATCTTCCCCGTACGTGCGGTGCCCGGCGGCGTGCTGATGCGCGCCGGCCATACCGAAGCCGGCTGCGACCTTACCGCCATGGCCGGCCTGACCCCCGCCGCGGTCATCTGCGAAATCCTCAAACCCGACGGCACCATGGCGCGCCTGCCGGACCTGGTGACGTTCGCGCGCGAACACGGCCTGAAGATCGGCACCATCGCCGACCTCATCCAGTACCGCAGCGAACACGAGTCCATCGTTCAGCGCATCGGCGAACGCATCATGCAGACCGCGCAGGGCAAGTTCCGCGCCGTCGCCTATCGCGACACCGCCACGGGCTCCGCCCACCTGGCGCTGGTCAACGGCCAGATCGATCCGCAGAAGGAAACCCTGGTGCGCGTGCACGAGCCGGCGTCGGTGCTGGACGTGCTGGACACCGGCGCCAGCGATCATAGCTGGGGCGTGGCACAGGCATTGCAGACCATCGCCCAGGCGCCCGCCGGCGTGGTGGTGCTGATGAACCTGCAGGCGGCCGCCGATGAACTGTTTGGCCAGATCGCCAGCTGGGCCCCCTCCGACACCAAGGGTGGCGCGGGTGGCGGCGACCGCATGGGGCTGCGTACCTATGGCATCGGCGCCCAGATCCTGCGCGATCTCGACGTCGGCCAGATGAAATTGCTCGCGCGTCCGCGCAAGATGCCCAGCATGACGGGCTTTGCGTTGACGATTACCGGTTACGATTGCGATCCTCCGAATTCCACCCCGCAATAA
- the ribH gene encoding 6,7-dimethyl-8-ribityllumazine synthase — protein sequence MNPYTLSPDMNGEGLHIGIVRARFNEEIGQAEQDACLEELEKLGVDERDVMLVTVPGALELGVTLAKMAETFEFDALVALGAVIRGETYHFEVVSNEMAAAITRISVETGIPIANGVLTVDTDEQAQARAAVKGRDCAQVAVEMANLVAALEPEEGDEDEEDEDFEDEDEDDNGR from the coding sequence ATGAACCCATACACCTTGTCCCCTGATATGAACGGCGAAGGGCTGCACATCGGCATCGTCCGCGCCCGTTTCAACGAGGAAATCGGCCAGGCCGAGCAGGATGCCTGCCTCGAAGAACTGGAAAAACTGGGTGTCGACGAACGCGACGTCATGCTGGTGACGGTGCCTGGCGCGCTGGAACTGGGCGTGACCCTGGCCAAGATGGCCGAAACGTTTGAATTCGATGCGCTGGTGGCGCTGGGCGCGGTGATCCGCGGCGAGACCTACCACTTCGAAGTGGTCAGCAATGAAATGGCTGCCGCCATCACCCGCATCTCGGTGGAAACCGGTATTCCTATCGCCAATGGCGTGCTGACGGTCGACACCGACGAGCAAGCCCAGGCGCGTGCCGCCGTGAAGGGTCGCGATTGCGCCCAGGTCGCGGTGGAAATGGCCAACCTGGTCGCCGCCCTCGAACCCGAAGAAGGTGACGAGGACGAAGAAGACGAAGATTTCGAGGACGAAGACGAAGATGACAACGGCCGCTGA